A single region of the Gossypium arboreum isolate Shixiya-1 chromosome 12, ASM2569848v2, whole genome shotgun sequence genome encodes:
- the LOC108476729 gene encoding LEC14B protein-like isoform X2, whose translation MGYAMSRLEIESELFDGGNTVHEASSSTRPGKPFPKVDDEISQLTNLRSGPNDRLHQLVPGKQQLPVSPVRMLAGREGNYSGKGRFSSADRCHMLSRYLPVNGPWLVDQTTSRAYVSQFSADGSLFVAGFQGSNIRIYNVDRGWKVQKNILAKSLRWTVTDTSLSPDQRYLVYTSMSPVVHIVNVGSSTTESLANITEIHEGLDFSSNDRRYSFGIFSVKFSTDGRELVAGSSDDSIYVYDLEANKLSLRIMAHTADVNTVTFADESGNLIYSGSDDNLCKVWDRRCFGAKDKPAGVLVGHLEGITFLDSRGDGRYFISNGKDQTIKLWDIRKMSSDTSCNLGYRNFEWDYRWMDYPPQARDLKHPSDGSVATYKGHSVLRTLIRCYFSPEYSTGQKYIYTGSHDSRVYIYDVVTGAQVAVLKHHTSPVRDCSWHPHYPVLVSSSWDGDVVKWEFPGKGEAPVLANERRVRRQYHD comes from the exons ATGGGGTACGCCATGAGTAGGCTAGAGATAGAATCTGAGCTGTTCGATGGCGGTAATACCGTCCATGAAGCCAGTAGCAGTACTAGGCCCGGAAAACCATTTCCTAAAGTAGATGACGAGATTTCCCAGCTTACAAACCTGAGATCAGGGCCTAATGATCGACTCCATCAACTTGTGCCCGGAAAGCAGCAATTACCTGTTTCGCCGGTGAGGATGTTGGCAGGTCGAGAAGGTAATTATTCAGGAAAGGGAAGGTTCTCGTCAGCGGATCGTTGTCACATGCTTAGCAGGTATTTGCCTGTAAATGGTCCTTGGCTTGTGGACCAGACGACCAGTCGGGCCTATGTTTCTCAATTTTCAGCTGATGGTTCTCTATTTGTTGCCGGGTTTCAG GGAAGCAATATTAGGATATACAATGTGGATAGAGGTTGGAAAGTTCAAAAGAACATTCTTGCTAAAAGTTTGCGTTGGACAGTTACCGACACGTCCCTTTCTCCGGATCAGCGCTACCTT GTTTATACCAGCATGTCGCCTGTAGTTCACATTGTTAATGTTGGGTCTTCTACCACGGAATCCTTGGCAAATATCACG GAGATCCACGAAGGATTGGACTTTTCTTCTAATGATCGAAGGTATTCTTTTGGAATATTCTCCGTGAAATTTTCAACTGATGGACGAGAACTTGTGGCTGGAAGCAGTGATGACTCGATATATGTTTATGATCTGGAAGCAAACAAGCTTTCCCTTCGAATTATGGCACACACG GCTGATGTTAACACGGTAACCTTTGCCGATGAAAGCGGCAATTTGATATATTCTGGGAGTGATGATAATCTCTGCAAG gTGTGGGATAGGCGTTGCTTTGGAGCAAAAGATAAGCCGGCAGGAGTTTTGGTGGGACACTTGGAAGGTATTACATTCCTCGACAGTCGTGGGGATGGTCGTTACTTCATATCAAACGGTAAAGATCAGACTATCAAGCTTTGGGATATCCGGAAAATGTCCTCCGATACCTCTTG CAATTTAGGGTATCGGAATTTCGAATGGGATTACAGATGGATGGACTACCCTCCACAGGCTAGAGATTTGAAACACCCAAGTGACGGATCAGTGGCTACTTATAAAGGTCACTCGGTGTTGCGTACTCTTATTCGCTGTTATTTTTCACCTGAATACAG CACGGGCCAAAAGTACATTTACACCGGATCTCACGATTCTCGGGTTTATATTTATGATGTG GTCACCGGAGCCCAAGTTGCGGTACTGAAGCACCATACATCACCAGTAAGAGACTGTAGTTGGCACCCGCATTACCCTGTGTTGGTCAGCTCCTCTTGGGACGGGGACGTGGTTAAGTGGGAATTCCCTGGTAAAGGAGAAGCGCCGGTCCTTGCGAACGAGAGGAGAGTCAGGAGGCAATATCACGATTGA
- the LOC108476729 gene encoding LEC14B protein-like isoform X1: MFVTASGVDIDEMGYAMSRLEIESELFDGGNTVHEASSSTRPGKPFPKVDDEISQLTNLRSGPNDRLHQLVPGKQQLPVSPVRMLAGREGNYSGKGRFSSADRCHMLSRYLPVNGPWLVDQTTSRAYVSQFSADGSLFVAGFQGSNIRIYNVDRGWKVQKNILAKSLRWTVTDTSLSPDQRYLVYTSMSPVVHIVNVGSSTTESLANITEIHEGLDFSSNDRRYSFGIFSVKFSTDGRELVAGSSDDSIYVYDLEANKLSLRIMAHTADVNTVTFADESGNLIYSGSDDNLCKVWDRRCFGAKDKPAGVLVGHLEGITFLDSRGDGRYFISNGKDQTIKLWDIRKMSSDTSCNLGYRNFEWDYRWMDYPPQARDLKHPSDGSVATYKGHSVLRTLIRCYFSPEYSTGQKYIYTGSHDSRVYIYDVVTGAQVAVLKHHTSPVRDCSWHPHYPVLVSSSWDGDVVKWEFPGKGEAPVLANERRVRRQYHD, from the exons ATGTTTGTTACAGCCAGTGGGGTTGACATTGATGAAATGGGGTACGCCATGAGTAGGCTAGAGATAGAATCTGAGCTGTTCGATGGCGGTAATACCGTCCATGAAGCCAGTAGCAGTACTAGGCCCGGAAAACCATTTCCTAAAGTAGATGACGAGATTTCCCAGCTTACAAACCTGAGATCAGGGCCTAATGATCGACTCCATCAACTTGTGCCCGGAAAGCAGCAATTACCTGTTTCGCCGGTGAGGATGTTGGCAGGTCGAGAAGGTAATTATTCAGGAAAGGGAAGGTTCTCGTCAGCGGATCGTTGTCACATGCTTAGCAGGTATTTGCCTGTAAATGGTCCTTGGCTTGTGGACCAGACGACCAGTCGGGCCTATGTTTCTCAATTTTCAGCTGATGGTTCTCTATTTGTTGCCGGGTTTCAG GGAAGCAATATTAGGATATACAATGTGGATAGAGGTTGGAAAGTTCAAAAGAACATTCTTGCTAAAAGTTTGCGTTGGACAGTTACCGACACGTCCCTTTCTCCGGATCAGCGCTACCTT GTTTATACCAGCATGTCGCCTGTAGTTCACATTGTTAATGTTGGGTCTTCTACCACGGAATCCTTGGCAAATATCACG GAGATCCACGAAGGATTGGACTTTTCTTCTAATGATCGAAGGTATTCTTTTGGAATATTCTCCGTGAAATTTTCAACTGATGGACGAGAACTTGTGGCTGGAAGCAGTGATGACTCGATATATGTTTATGATCTGGAAGCAAACAAGCTTTCCCTTCGAATTATGGCACACACG GCTGATGTTAACACGGTAACCTTTGCCGATGAAAGCGGCAATTTGATATATTCTGGGAGTGATGATAATCTCTGCAAG gTGTGGGATAGGCGTTGCTTTGGAGCAAAAGATAAGCCGGCAGGAGTTTTGGTGGGACACTTGGAAGGTATTACATTCCTCGACAGTCGTGGGGATGGTCGTTACTTCATATCAAACGGTAAAGATCAGACTATCAAGCTTTGGGATATCCGGAAAATGTCCTCCGATACCTCTTG CAATTTAGGGTATCGGAATTTCGAATGGGATTACAGATGGATGGACTACCCTCCACAGGCTAGAGATTTGAAACACCCAAGTGACGGATCAGTGGCTACTTATAAAGGTCACTCGGTGTTGCGTACTCTTATTCGCTGTTATTTTTCACCTGAATACAG CACGGGCCAAAAGTACATTTACACCGGATCTCACGATTCTCGGGTTTATATTTATGATGTG GTCACCGGAGCCCAAGTTGCGGTACTGAAGCACCATACATCACCAGTAAGAGACTGTAGTTGGCACCCGCATTACCCTGTGTTGGTCAGCTCCTCTTGGGACGGGGACGTGGTTAAGTGGGAATTCCCTGGTAAAGGAGAAGCGCCGGTCCTTGCGAACGAGAGGAGAGTCAGGAGGCAATATCACGATTGA